In a genomic window of uncultured Methanobrevibacter sp.:
- a CDS encoding glycosyltransferase — protein sequence MKALLVVTGRGLGGDAAIALNIIKSFEKRGVTCEIALDESAPGILFKKNGYSWHKISIPQAGGHAATKLSAVKGALKLFAATFKARKLIKKENFDFVVGVLGGGAIVAAVGAKLAHKPSFSLISTPIDSKVCPKLNQCYVFPELDKFRWETLPKNIKKSFYPLADNIGKGDADIALQKLKEFPNFDENKKTIMFSSGSSIFKGMIDAANLVSKCSDEYNLVLMGLPLHDEYMDSIDNEKIIYVGYIDWIGHLFKYADLAVLTDDGVSIGEAIASEIPIITLTKVKWGRYQNMAGVYEGAIIESEVEDVCKSIDEVFKNYDSLKENALIYADKCLSAGDDLVDDILKKLE from the coding sequence ATGAAAGCACTTTTGGTTGTTACTGGAAGAGGTTTGGGAGGAGATGCAGCTATTGCACTTAATATTATTAAGTCATTTGAAAAGAGAGGAGTGACCTGTGAAATAGCTCTTGACGAATCCGCTCCAGGTATCTTATTTAAAAAGAACGGCTATTCATGGCATAAAATATCCATTCCTCAGGCAGGAGGGCATGCGGCAACAAAATTGTCTGCCGTTAAAGGTGCTTTAAAATTGTTTGCAGCAACATTTAAAGCAAGAAAACTGATAAAAAAAGAAAATTTTGATTTTGTTGTTGGTGTTTTAGGCGGTGGTGCTATTGTAGCTGCTGTAGGTGCAAAACTTGCTCATAAACCTTCATTTTCATTAATTTCAACACCTATTGATTCAAAGGTTTGCCCTAAATTAAATCAGTGTTATGTATTCCCTGAACTTGATAAGTTCAGATGGGAAACATTGCCTAAAAATATTAAAAAGTCATTTTACCCTTTAGCCGATAATATAGGTAAAGGTGATGCTGATATAGCGCTTCAAAAACTTAAAGAATTCCCTAATTTTGATGAAAACAAAAAGACAATAATGTTTTCTTCAGGTTCATCTATATTTAAGGGAATGATTGATGCGGCTAATCTTGTTTCCAAATGCAGCGATGAATATAATCTTGTTTTAATGGGTTTACCTTTACATGATGAATATATGGATTCAATAGATAACGAAAAGATTATTTATGTGGGGTATATTGATTGGATTGGGCATCTGTTTAAATATGCAGACTTGGCAGTCCTGACTGATGACGGAGTATCTATTGGTGAAGCTATAGCTTCTGAAATCCCGATTATCACATTGACAAAAGTGAAATGGGGTAGATATCAGAACATGGCAGGCGTATATGAAGGAGCCATAATAGAATCTGAAGTTGAAGATGTATGCAAAAGCATAGATGAAGTCTTTAAAAATTATGATTCTCTGAAGGAAAATGCTTTGATTTATGCAGATAAATGCTTGTCTGCCGGCGATGATTTGGTAGATGATATATTAAAAAAATTAGAATAG
- a CDS encoding cell wall biosynthesis protein, translating into MMYTSIILALIFVFLLSLIGTQIVSVIFRFLGERGYLGNLFPNVRGGIPRGVGIVPFIILSLYFLPGYNSLILIIGVFAFIDDLLGRKKSPFGIEWGQLSRGIGMVLVIINGFMLGLGVSSIFIALLVQPLNISDMQPGSACIVTMIMAVVSMTLMVIIGSPDVAELPAFYTPVLLLIVVLGYCPLDFAGKIMLGEVGNHVFAIALGVSFYLVGGLLSLIFLFLVTTALIAFVRRNTLKVFFRQNLMLLDPTFGDYFMDVLTGGGLGDMFRKWIFKHNQYEVTNPLLISLGFRRLLYNPYAYHSKKHVSSDLKLRLGE; encoded by the coding sequence TACATCGATAATTTTAGCATTGATTTTTGTTTTTCTTTTATCCTTGATAGGAACACAGATTGTATCTGTTATTTTCAGGTTCCTGGGTGAAAGAGGCTATTTGGGAAATCTATTTCCAAATGTTCGTGGTGGAATTCCAAGAGGAGTTGGTATAGTTCCATTCATTATATTGTCTCTTTATTTTTTGCCGGGATATAACAGTCTAATTTTGATTATTGGTGTATTCGCATTTATCGATGACCTTCTTGGAAGGAAAAAATCTCCTTTTGGAATTGAATGGGGCCAGCTTTCAAGAGGTATAGGGATGGTTCTGGTAATAATCAACGGTTTTATGTTGGGATTGGGAGTTTCGTCTATATTCATAGCACTTCTTGTCCAGCCGCTAAATATCTCAGATATGCAGCCTGGATCTGCATGTATAGTAACAATGATTATGGCGGTTGTATCCATGACTCTGATGGTTATTATAGGATCTCCTGATGTGGCTGAACTTCCGGCATTTTATACTCCTGTGCTGCTTTTAATTGTTGTTTTAGGTTACTGTCCGCTTGATTTTGCAGGTAAAATTATGCTTGGTGAAGTTGGAAATCATGTATTTGCAATTGCATTGGGCGTTTCATTTTATTTGGTTGGAGGATTATTGAGTTTAATCTTTTTGTTCCTGGTAACTACAGCATTAATCGCATTTGTAAGAAGAAACACGCTCAAAGTTTTCTTCAGACAAAATCTCATGCTTCTTGACCCGACATTCGGAGATTACTTCATGGACGTTCTAACCGGAGGAGGTTTGGGCGACATGTTTAGAAAATGGATTTTCAAACACAATCAGTATGAAGTGACCAATCCTCTCTTAATTAGCTTAGGATTTAGAAGATTGCTGTACAATCCTTATGCATATCATTCCAAAAAGCATGTTTCATCTGATTTAAAACTAAGGTTGGGGGAATAA